The following nucleotide sequence is from Desulfomicrobium macestii.
TTGTCAAGAACAGGAAACTCTCCGAGAGAATAGGCCTTTTCCTGAAATCGCGCGGCATTTTTGTTTCCGAAACCTCACTTATTCACGAGGCGTTGGATAAGGTTCGCATCAATTACTACAACATCCTTATCCTTGAAGAATCGGAAGAAGCCAAGGCCATCCTGGGTGTTGTCAGGAAATGGAACGGATTGCGCCGCCGGGATGTCAACATCATTTTGGTCGAAGCCGACTGCAAGAGCCTGCATGCCAACGAAGCCTTTTTCAGAGGCGTAAATGCCGTTGTCAGCGCGAAAGACAGTGAAAGAATCGAAAACATTCTTGACCTTGCTATGGGTGAATTCAAAAGCTATAGTGAGCCTTGGGCTGTTGCAGCACAAAGACTGCACATGAAAGGGTAGTTCATGATTCATGGTAAAAATCAGATTTTTCTTTTTCTGCTGTGCATAATCAATATATTTCTTGTCTTCAAGATATTTGATGAAGACAGCGGATTGCCTGTTTATAATGATTTGAAAAACAAGATAGAAAGTGTGCAAGAGAAAATTGACGGTGTCGATTTTCGGAACAGGGAAATCAGTTCTGAAATTCGCATTCTCAAGAAGAATGACCAATATGTAAACAGGTTGATCAAGCGCGAGCTTTTTTACGTCGCCGACAATGAACTGATGTACATCCTGAAATAATATGAACGATACACTACACCTTTTCGACGAACTTCTAGAACATGACTCGGGATCAAAGATTTTTTTTCCTTTGGCCCGGCTGTATCGGAAGCAAGGTCATACGCAACGAGCCATCGAGATTGTACAAAAAGGGATAGAGCATCATCCTGACTATCTTGAAGCGCAGCTGTATCTGATTGAGCTCTTGAGCGAAGTCGGCGATACTTCGGCCGCTGAAAACAAGGCGTTTTCCGTGTTCTCCAAGCTGCTGTCCTATGAAAAATTCTGGGTGAGCCTCCGCGCACACTATGCAAAGTCCCAGCGCTCCGATTTGGCGTTGGCGTCTTTTCTGGTTGAACGAAACGCACGGGGTGAAGATGTCGATCTGCTCAAGCTCCTGACCTACGGCATAGGCCATTACACCGAACTGACCAGTTCGGACTCTCCAAGTGTCGAACCGGAACAGGATCTTGATGCCGAAGAAGTCGCCCAAATTTGTCTCAATTCCGGAATAAAGACGAAAACCATGGCCAAACTCCTGGTGGCCCAGGGGGAATTCGCGCAGGCCATAAAAATTTACGATGACCTGCTGGAAGGGGTGGTCAACGAGGAAGAGCGGAAGGAGTTGAGCGCACTGCGCGCCAACGCACACAAGGAATTGGGCAGCGTGCCCGATCCGGCGGTCGAAAAAAACAACAAACTTTTTTTTGTGCTCAACACCCTGGCGGATCGTCTTGAACAAAAATCCAATCCGCAATCCCTGAATGGCGATTGAAACTTCACGGCGAAATTCCCTCTTGATTCTTTTTTGTCGCAACTATAGGTCCTTATAAATTTTCATTTTTTACATGAGTTTGCCT
It contains:
- a CDS encoding FtsB family cell division protein; translated protein: MIHGKNQIFLFLLCIINIFLVFKIFDEDSGLPVYNDLKNKIESVQEKIDGVDFRNREISSEIRILKKNDQYVNRLIKRELFYVADNELMYILK
- a CDS encoding tetratricopeptide repeat protein, translating into MNDTLHLFDELLEHDSGSKIFFPLARLYRKQGHTQRAIEIVQKGIEHHPDYLEAQLYLIELLSEVGDTSAAENKAFSVFSKLLSYEKFWVSLRAHYAKSQRSDLALASFLVERNARGEDVDLLKLLTYGIGHYTELTSSDSPSVEPEQDLDAEEVAQICLNSGIKTKTMAKLLVAQGEFAQAIKIYDDLLEGVVNEEERKELSALRANAHKELGSVPDPAVEKNNKLFFVLNTLADRLEQKSNPQSLNGD
- a CDS encoding zinc-ribbon domain-containing protein — its product is MDITCTHCKSSFVIPDDRIPETRKFKLNCPKCREPIVVDQESENEKIAPPEHFPHDATVAFLFVKNRKLSERIGLFLKSRGIFVSETSLIHEALDKVRINYYNILILEESEEAKAILGVVRKWNGLRRRDVNIILVEADCKSLHANEAFFRGVNAVVSAKDSERIENILDLAMGEFKSYSEPWAVAAQRLHMKG